In the genome of Pseudomonas sp. B33.4, the window TACCAGGGCGAATTGCGTTATGACTGGCCGCAGGGGTTCTTTGCGGCGGTGAACACGCAACTGGTGTCGAAAGTTGCGGTGGATTACGCCAACAGTTATTACGCCGATCCTTACGCACTGTTTGGCGCGACGCTGGGTTACAACGCGCCGAAGGGTGATTGGCAGGGTTGGGTGGATATGCGCAATTTGAGCAACAAGCACTATGCGGCGACGGTGACACCGGGGTATGACGACAAAGGGCTAGATGCCGCGCGGTCGACGCCGGGTGAAGGGATGGGGGTTTATGTTGGGGTGTCGTGGAGTTTGCTCTGACACCTAGCCCTGTGGGAGCCAGCCTGCTGGCGATGGCGGCGTATCTGTTGCGAATTAGCTAACGGATCTACCGCCATCGCTTGCAGGCAAGCTCCCACAATGATTTGTGCTGCACTTGGATTTTGCAGGCAACACAAAAACCTGTGGGAGCGGGCTTGCCCGCGAAGACGGTAGTCCATTCAACATTTGAACAACTGAAAGAACACCAGCTTTCTCCAGTGCCTCAATCCAGCCGCATCGACAGCTCAATATCACCCGCAAACGGCACAGACAAATATCCGTTCTGCGGCGCACGCACGTAAGCCAGGTACTCCGGGCAATAATCGGTGTTGTCCGCCACCACCAGCGCGCCCGGATTCAAGTGCATTTCGACCAGACTCAGCACGTCGCCATACAAAGCCTTGGCCCCATCGAGCAGCAGCAGATCGACCGATTCCGGCAGGTCCGTCGCCAGCGTCACCAGCGCATCGCCTTGGCGAATCTCCACCAGATCGCTGACGCCACCTTCAACGAAGTGATGCCGCGCCAGTTCAATCTTCGACGGCTCGAACTCACTGCCGATCAGCACACCACCACCGTTATCGCGCAGCGCCGCTGCGAGGTGCAGGGTGGATAGGCCGAACGAGGTGCCGAACTCGACGATGGCTTTGGCTTTGGTACTGCGCGCCAGCATGTACAACAGTTTGCCGGTGTCGCGAGAGACCGGCAGCCACAGGTCTTTAAGCATTTCATAGAGTTTCAGGTATTCGGTTTTGCTGTGCATCAGGCGCTCGCGCTCTTCGCCGGACACCGTTTCCAGCATCGGGCTGGTAGCGGCGCTGGCCTGGGTGTAGAGGCGTTCGATCAGGCTCGCCAAGGGTTCAGTGGTCAGAGTGGTCATGATTGCTTTCCGTTAGTTGGGGATTAAAATGCGAGTGATTCGTCGCATTTAAATGATGCGAGCGATTCGCTTCTTGCGCTATTCGCATTCCCACGGACGCCCGAGCTGCCCATGACCAACCGCCAGACTGCCCGTATTTCCTCACGCAAACAGCCGCAGCAGGCACGCTCCAACGAGCTGGTGGCGGCGATTCTGCAAGCGGCTATTCAGGTTTTGAGCGAGCATGGGGCCAGCCGTTTCACCACCGCACGGGTGGCAGAAAAGGCCGGTGTGAGCATCGGCTCGCTGTATCAGTACTTCCCCAACAAGGCCGCAATCCTGTTCCGCTTGCAGAGCGATGAATGGCTGCACACCACGCAGCTGTTGCAGCGGATTCTGCAAGAATTCGAGCAGCCGCCACTCACTCGCCTGCGCACTCTGGTGCAGGCGTTCATTCGTTCAGAGTGCGACGAAGCGCAGATGCGCGGCGCACTGAACGACGCCGCCCCGCTCTACCGCAACGCGCCCGAGGCCCACGCAGTGCGCGCGGCCGGGCGGCAGATTTTCGCGACATTCATGGAAGAATTGCTGCCCGAGGTCGGTGAGCAGATCCGTACCGCAGTGTGCGATCTGATCCTGACCACGCTCAGTTCGGTCGGAAAGGATTTTTCCGGCAGCCCGCGTACCGAGGAGGAAATCTCGGTATGCGCCGACGGGCTGGCGGATATGTTCAGTGCTTATGTGCTGGCGCTGAATGAGCGGCGGGCACCTCTCACGCGCGCTTCGGCAGCTTCCAGTTCGGCCGAATGAAATGGCAGGTGTAGCCATTCGGAATACGCTCAAGGTAATCCTGATGCTCCGGTTCCGCTTCCCAAAACGGCCTCGCCGGTTCGATTTCGGTTACCACGCGACCCGGCCACAGTTCTGAAGCATCGACATCGGCAGCCGTGTCCTCGGCGATATCGCGTTGCGCTTCGCTGAAGTAATAAATCGCCGAGCGATAGCTGCGACCGAGGTCGTTGCCCTGGCGGTTAGGCGTGCTCGGGTCGTGGATCTGGAAAAAGAATTCAAGGATCTGTCGGTAGCTGATCACCGCAGGATCGAAGGTGATCTCGATGGCTTCAGCGTGGTCGCCATGGTTGCGATACGTGGCGTTCGGCACATCACCGCCGGAGTAACCGACGCGGGTCTGCAACACGCCGGGATAGCGCCGCAGCAAATCCTGCATGCCCCAGAAGCAGCCGCCGGCGAGGATGGCGGTTTCGGTTTGAGTGGTCATGGGTTGTGGCTCCTCTCGGAAGTAGTACGTGAGTGTACTTTTACAGATCAGTGATGAGTACCATAAGCGCAGATTTCAGACCAAGGAAACGCTATGCCGCTGCTCACATGGGACCCTTTTGACCTTATTGCTGCGCTAGGCGTGATTCCCGATCAGGACGAGCATGGAACATCCCATCAATACTTGATCGAACAGGGTTCTATCAGCCTGAAGCTGACGATCTGGCAATACGATTCGGATGTAGAGATTCAGGTGTGGGAAAGATCATTACCCAACCCCATTATCAAATACACAATGCTGGGTTGCCCCGGTATCCGGGTTATTGATGATAAACGTGGAAAATTTGTGGAATTTGCCGCGTCAAACACCTTCACCGGCCGATATGACGGGTACTCAGTGATTCCCTTTGGCCTGAGGTTGTGGGTGGATCCACAGATTTTTCTGGAGCCGTTCAGTTATCCAGCGGCCTAGGTTCAACAGCGTTTAAATACGCCTGGTACAAGTGGGCCTTCAGTATCCCTCAAGGCTGGCGATAACCTGTTCGGTGGTTCAGTCGGGCCTGAGCATTTTCGCACTGATCCACCCGCCAATCCTCTATTGATCATGGACTCTCCAATGCTTCACCGTATCCACGCCGATTATCACCAGGCAACCTTCAGCCGTAGCGCCTGCGCTTGGCTGTTTATCGACGACGTTCCCATCGAGCGGTGGCTCAACGACCATCTCGAATACCCCGGCCTCGACATGAACGCTCTTTCGCTGATCTGGTTGCTGGACGAGGAAGAAGACGCCCTCGCCCAACGCCGCTTCGCACCTGCCGAGGACGGTTCGTCGACGCTGGTGCCGTTGCTGGTCTGCAGCGATGACATGGACTTCGATTGCTTTGTGCTGATGACCGAACAGGTGATCGATGGCGACACGTTGCACTGGCGTCGGTTTGGCTTGAGCGTTTCCAGCGGCCTGGAAGTCGGCATCAGTACGCGGTGGGACGCCGAAAACCGTCCGGTCAGTTTTTCCCTGGCGCAGTTTCGCGGCGCGCTGGAGGATTTTTACAGACTGATGAAAGCCGGGGTTGCCGAGTAGCAGGCTACACCACCGCCGCCCGACACCTCCGGGCATTAGTGCCCGACAACCGCCGCCGCTCCAGCAACACGCGGCCCAGACCGGAACCCGTGCACCCGCGCGCCGAAGGCGATTACAAACCCAAGGCTCACCAATACCACCATCGCCCAGGGAAACGAGGCGACGCCCCAGCGGTCGAGCAACACCCCGCCGACCACCCCGCTACCGGCAATCGCGCTGTTCCACGCCACCACATTCAACGACAGCGCGACATCGGCGCCATCACCGGCGGCATCTGCCAGTGCCGTCTGCAACAAAGTCGCCGCACCGCCAAAACTCAATCCCCACACCGCCACGCCGAGGTAGACCACCTGCGGCACACGCCCGAAAAAGCCAAACACCACGCAAACCAGTGCAAACGTCGCCAGGCTCACCAGCACGGTCTTGCGCAACAGCGGCTCAACCAGTTTCGCCGTCAGCCAGATCCCCGCCAGCGCGGCGATGCCGAACACCAGCAAGACCAGATCCACACGATCGGCCAACCCTGCCGGCGCTACGAACGGCGCGATGTAGGTGTAGAGAATGTTGTGCGCGAGCATCCAGCTGATCACCACTGCCAGCACCGGTCGGACGCCCGGCGTGGTCAACACGCGACGCAGCGACAGACGTTGATGCGCAGGTTGCGGCGGATAATCCGGCACCTTCACCAACACCCAGATGATCAGTATCAAGGTCAGGGCCGACATCAGCCCGAACGTCGTGCGCCAACCGACCAGCCCTCCCAGCCATGTGCCGAGCGGCACGCCCAAAGACAAGGCAATCGGCGTGCCGACCATGGCCAACGCCAACGCCTTGCCCTGCTGATCCGGCTCGACCATGCGTCGCGCGTAGCCGGCCAACAGACTCCACGCCAGACCTGCCGCAACCCCGGCGAAAAACCGCGCCACCAGCGTCACGCCATAATGCGACGACAACGCCGTAATCGAGTTGAACAACAGAAAACCAACAATCGTCAGCAACAACACATTGCGCCGACGCCAACCCCGCGTGGCGATGGTCATCGGGATCACCGCCAGCACCGAGCCCAGCGCGTACGCGGTGACCATTTGCCCGGCCATGGACGGCGAAATCGCCAGGCCATCGCTGATCAGCGGCAACAGCCCGGCGGGCAGGGTTTCGGTGACGATGCAGATAAAACCGGTCATGGCCAGCGCCAGCAAGGCGCCGATGGGCAGGCGCTTGGGCGCTGCCGATAGAGTCATTGAAGGTGTCACGGGAAACTCCTTGTGAGCAGAATGTCAGACTTAAATACCGATCGATATAAAATACTGGCGGCAGCCGAGGCACGTTGTCAACGACTTATGTATCGACTAGTATCCAAATCACTTTCCGAGGAGTTTCTGCTATGGCCAGAACCGGTCGCCCCCGCGCTTTCGATCGCGACGACGCCGTTGACCAGGCGATGCAATTGTTCTGGCAACACGGCTATGACTCGACATCCCTTTCACTGTTGAAGGCTGAACTGGGCGGCGGCATTTCCGCACCGAGCTTCTACGCCGCGTTCGGCTCCAAAGAAGCCCTGTTCGACGAATGTGTGCAGCGCTACCTGACGACCTTCGCCCAAGTCACCGAATGCCTGTGGGACGAAAGCCTGCCACCACGCCAAGCCATCGAAACCGCACTGCGCCAGTCAGCACGCATGCAATGCGACGACGGGCATCCGAAAGGCTGCATGGTCACCCTCGGCGTCATGAGCGCCCCGAGTCCGGAAAACGCCCACGTCGCTCAAGCCCTCACCCACTCACGCGCCCGAACCCGCGCGGGGATTGTTGCGTGCGTCGAACGTGGTGTGAGTGAAGGACTGCTAGCGGACGACACGAATGCAGCCGCCATGGCCACGGTGTTCGACAGTTTCCTGCAGGGGATTTCCATCCTTGCTCGGGATGACACGCCGATTGAAAGCATTGATGCGGCGATTACGCAGGTGATGCGGACGTGGGATGTAGCGGCGGTGAGTCAGCCTTCATTGGATTTGCAGTGACTGAAAGGCTCGCGTAGCTAAAAACCGGACGGCTACGCGACCACCTCAACATAACTCGACTCCCCGCCCCCCTCGGCCCCCGACAACCACCCCCACACAAACAGCAACGTCGTCCGCCCCACCTCATCAACACCAACCACACCCCGCGACCAACCCGCGCGGATCTCGCCATCCGTGGTGATGCACTGATAAAGCAGCTCGATACTGTCCGGCCCTGTCACCCGCCCAACCTGGTTGCCCATGCGAATATGCCCACCCGCATAAGTCCCCCAAACCGCCGCGCTTTCGACGAAGTAGTGAAACACCGTGCGCGCATCGGACAACCCCTGAGCGTTGCGAATTGGGTGGTTTTGGTCTGGGCGGTGAAGCTGTTTACCACGCCAACGCGGTGACACTCACCCTGGGCGTCGGCGCCTGTCTGGCAGGGTAATTCTCTGGGAAATTTCCTACAAGCCAGCGGGAAGCCGGCTATTCGATGCATGCCCCGCATTCCTGATAATTCAGCCCTTCGTTGGCCGACGCCAACAACGTCCAGATGCAGTCAGCCTGCATTGAATGGCCGTTTTCTTTTCAGGAGGGCATACACCATGAAGATCGGATTACGGATGCTGGGCGGGCTTGGCGCGTCGGCGTTGATGCTGATGGCGGCGCCAGCGATGGCGGCGTGCACCTGGAACGGCAGTGACTGGACGCCCAAACAACTGACGCTCAATGGCGGCGCGGTGTTTGCGCCGCGCGACATTCCGGTCGGCAGTACCCTGAATACGACCGGCGCCATCCGCGATCTGCCTTTCGGTGACCGCCTGGTGTGTGGTCTGACCGCAAGCTACAGCACCGCTCTGGTCGGGCCTGTCGTCAACAATATTCCGGTCGACAACATCGTTGTCCCGGCCAATTCGCTGCTGCAGACCAACGTCCCGGGGATTGGCCTGGCGATGTACATGACCGGATTTGCCGGTCAGTGGCAAATGCCTGCGGGCAATCCGGCGCGGTTTATCCCCTTCACGCTGAACCTCAATATCTCCTACGCCCTCAGTGGCATGCCCTCTGCCATGGTGCGTTACGCGCTGATCAAGACCGGCGACATACCACCCGGCAGCCACAGCATCAACCAACTGGTCGCGACGGGGACTTCCGATCGTGGACATATTTTCGATCTAAATTTCACCGCCACCGTGACCGTGGCCGGTTGTTCGATGCCGGCCGCACCGGGCAATCAGATCAACGTGCCGATGGGCACCTGGGAAAAACGCGTATTCAACGGCAAAAACTCCACCACACAGGCCCAGCCGTTCGCCATCACCCTCAACGCCTGCATCGCCGGCAACAACTACCCGTCGAACACCAACGGCTACTTCAATGGCAACTTCGCCAACATTCAGATCGATGCCGACAAGACCTCAACCATCCTCGACGCGGCCAACGGTGTCCTGAGCCTGTCGAGCGATTCGACGGCGCAAGGCGTGGCCATTCAGGTGTTGCAGGACAACGGCACGCCGATGAATCTGGGCCAGCCCGTGCGCCTCAATCGGATCGTCAACGGCGTAACTTCAGTGCCGCTCCGAGCCCGTTATATCCAGACCGGCGATGGGCCGACGCCGCAACCGGGCACCGCCAATGGCCATGCGAGTTTCACCGTGACTTACCGCTGAAATCCACCAACAAAAATCCACCTGTTTTTCCCGGCGCTCCCCTTTCCCATCGCCCATTTCGCGCGGTGCCAAAGGCGGGGCGTTTTTTTTGGCAACGACTTATTGATCCCATAGCAGCGCTAGGAATTTTCCTACAAGCGAAGGGATTTTCCCTACATAGCGCCCTGACCCGCATCCCGATAATGAGCCTCAGACGCCACGCTCTGCCCCCGAAGGGATGGTGACGTCGATCCGTCTCAGGGCCTTCGGGCTTCAGGACATTTACTCAATATCTGGAAGTGATCATGAAAAATTTTGCGCTCAAAGGTTTGTCCCTGGCCCTGGTTCTGGCAGCCGCTTCGCAAGCTGCAATGGCCGCCGACGGTGAAATCAACTTTGTCGGCAGCGTGACCGACAACACCTGCCCGGTAGTGGTTTCCGACCTCAACGGTTCGGCCGGTGCCGGCGACGTTGGCCTCGGCAGTGTGCCGGCGACCTCCCTGGCCACAGCCGGCGCAGTGGCGGGTGGCGGCGCGTTCACCCTGACCATCGACACCACCGCACCGGGCTGCAACGTCACCGGCAAGAAAGCCGTGGTCAAGTTCCTTTCGCTGAGCGGCAACGCCGGTTCCAGCGGCCAGTGGATCGGCCTGCTGCCGGAAGCCGGCGTGGCCACCAACGTCGCCGTGCAGATCAAAGATGCGTCCGGCAAAGACGTGCAACTGGGCCTGGAATCCTCGCCATATCTGGACCTGACCCAGCCGCTGCGCTTCACCGCTAACTACGTCGCCACCGGCGCAGCCACTTCCGGTCCGGCCAACGCCAAAGCCGCGTTTACCGTCGACTACCAATAAGTCCGGTCAGCCTCCGGCGGCGATTGGCGCCGCCGGATGCCCTTCCCTTTGCCACGGTTTTTGTGGCCGTGCCGACAAGAGGATGAACGCAATGAACCCAGCAAAAACCTCCTTCAAAACCGCATCGGTATTGGCCGTGTTGTTGAGCGCAACGTTGCTCAGCAGTTTCAGCCAGGCCGGTGTGATGCTCGGCGGCACGCGTATCGTGTACGACGGCAACAAACGCGATGCCTCGATCACCGTCAGCAACACCACGGCCGAACCCTACGCGGTGCAAGCCTGGATCAACACCGAGGCCGACGACAACACCACCGCGACCCCGTTCGTGGCCACCCCGCCGCTGTTTCGTCTCGATCCGCGCAAAGAGCAAATGGTGCGCATCCAGAAAGTCCCCGGCGATCTGCCGCAAGACCGCGAATCGGTCTTCTACTTCAACGCCCAGGAAATTCCGCTGGCCGGCAAGGCCGACGCCAACACCCTGAAAATCGCCATGCGCACGCGGATCAAAGTCTTCTATCGCCCGCCCACCCTCAAGGGCAGCGCGATGGATGCGCCGCCACAACTGCGCTGGAGCCTGCAACAGGAACAAGGCAAACCGGTGCTGGTGGTCAACAACCCGACAGCGTTTCACGTGTCCTTTATCGGCGTGAAAGTCGAGGCCGGTGCGCAAGTCGTTGAAGTCAATGAACCGAAAATGGTCGCGCCGATGAGCAGCCAGCGTTACGCACTGCCAGGTTTCAGCGGCCGCAGCGGCGCGGTGGTGTTCTCCGCGATCAACGACTACGGCGGTTACAGCGAGCCGAAAAAAGTCGAGCTGAGCAGCGCCCCGTAACACCGCCACCCCTTTCCTTGCGAACCTGCCTGCACGCTGCCGATGCCGCGTGGCGGCCGAGTGTTGAGTATTGTCATGCGAATCGAAGCCCTGAACCGTCATCGTCAGTCCGCGCCTTTTGTTCCATTGCATTTGTCGGTCGCCATCCTCGCGGCGCTGATGGGCAGCTCGGCGAGCGCGGACGAACCGGCGAAGTTTGATGCCAGCTTCATGCAGCCCTTCGGCGGCGCCAGCGCCGGGCCCAACCTCGACCTGGACGCCATCGCCAACAGCGGCAGCATCGGCCCCGGCACGTATCCGGTGGTGATCCGTCTGAACCAGAGCTTTTTCGACCGCCGCGACATGACCTTCGCCAAGGACGCAAAAAGTGCTGAAGTGCGCGCCTGCCTTTCCGAGGCGTTTCTCAAGGAACTCGGGGTCAAGGTCGAGGCGTTCCTGACGCCGGGCGAAACATTCCCCGCGTGCATCGACCTTGCCGAACTGATCGAAGGCGCTTCGGTGAGCTTCGACGCCGGGCGCCTGGCCCTCGACATCAGCGTGCCGCAGATCGCTCTGCGCCGCGACGCCGCCGGTTATGTCGCACCCGAAGAATGGGATCGCGGGATCAACGCGGCGATGCTCAACTATCAGTTCTCGGCGGCCAACACCCAGTCCGACGCCCGTGGCAACGGTACGCAGTACAACCTCTACGCCAACGGCGGATTCAACCTCGGCGACTGGCGTTTTCGCTCCAGCTCCTCGTTCCGTCAGGACGAAGACGGCCAGCAGGACTGGCAGCGCAGCAACACCTACGCACAGCGCGATTTGACCGCGATCAAAGGCACCCTGACCCTCGGCGAAAGCTTCACCCCGGGCGACGTGTTCGACAGCATTCCGTTTCGCGGCGCTCAGGTGGCGTCCGACATGGGCATGTTGCCGGACTCGATGCAGGGTTATGCGCCGATCATTCGCGGCATCGCCGAAACCCAGGCCAAGGTCGAAGTGCGGCAGAACGGCTACTCGCTGTACACCACTTACGTGGCGCCCGGTGCATTCGAAATCGACGACCTCAACGCCGCGTCGGGCAGCGGCGACCTCGAAGTGATCATCACCGAAGCCGACGGCCGCGAACGGCGCTTCACCCAGCCGTACGCCACGCTGGCCAACATGCTGCGGGAAAAAACCTGGCGTTACAGCGCCACCGCCGGTGAGTACAACGCCGTCGACGGCGGTCAGCGCCCGGTCTTCGCTCAGGCGTCGCTGGCATACGGTTTGCCGTTCGACCTGACGCTGTATGGCGGCCTGCTGGGCGCTGACTTCTATCGCGCCGGCGTCGTCGGCGTGGGCAAAAGCCTCGGCAGTCTCGGCGCCGTGTCGCTGGACGTGACCCAGGCGCAGACCGACGTGCCGAGCGGCTCCGGGGTCGCGGCTGGTAGAGAAAAGGGCCAGAGTTTTGGCGCGCGTTACGGCAAGGCCTTCGAAACCGGCACCTCGGTACGCTTCGCCGGCTATCGCTATTCCACCGAAGGCTATCGCGACTTCGATGAAGCGGTGAGCTTGCAGGAACCGAACGAATTCAACACGTTCTCCAAGCGCAGCAAAGTCGAAGCCAGCATCAACCAGGCGCTCGACAGCTACGGCTCGTTCTACCTGAACATGAGCAAACAGAACTATTGGGGCAGCTCGCGCGAAGACAAACAGATGCAATTGGGCTTCAACACCCAACACAAGGGCGTGACCTACGGCATCTACGCGAGCAAGACCCTGACCGACAACTTCGGCCAGAACAATCAAGTGGTGTTCACCGTGTCGATGCCCATCGGCCAGACGCGCAGCACCGGCACCTACACCGTCACCCGCAACAACGACGGCAGCCTCGACCAGCGCGCCG includes:
- a CDS encoding O-methyltransferase; protein product: MTTLTTEPLASLIERLYTQASAATSPMLETVSGEERERLMHSKTEYLKLYEMLKDLWLPVSRDTGKLLYMLARSTKAKAIVEFGTSFGLSTLHLAAALRDNGGGVLIGSEFEPSKIELARHHFVEGGVSDLVEIRQGDALVTLATDLPESVDLLLLDGAKALYGDVLSLVEMHLNPGALVVADNTDYCPEYLAYVRAPQNGYLSVPFAGDIELSMRLD
- a CDS encoding TetR family transcriptional regulator, with the protein product MTNRQTARISSRKQPQQARSNELVAAILQAAIQVLSEHGASRFTTARVAEKAGVSIGSLYQYFPNKAAILFRLQSDEWLHTTQLLQRILQEFEQPPLTRLRTLVQAFIRSECDEAQMRGALNDAAPLYRNAPEAHAVRAAGRQIFATFMEELLPEVGEQIRTAVCDLILTTLSSVGKDFSGSPRTEEEISVCADGLADMFSAYVLALNERRAPLTRASAASSSAE
- the msrA gene encoding peptide-methionine (S)-S-oxide reductase MsrA — translated: MTTQTETAILAGGCFWGMQDLLRRYPGVLQTRVGYSGGDVPNATYRNHGDHAEAIEITFDPAVISYRQILEFFFQIHDPSTPNRQGNDLGRSYRSAIYYFSEAQRDIAEDTAADVDASELWPGRVVTEIEPARPFWEAEPEHQDYLERIPNGYTCHFIRPNWKLPKRA
- a CDS encoding MFS transporter, producing the protein MTPSMTLSAAPKRLPIGALLALAMTGFICIVTETLPAGLLPLISDGLAISPSMAGQMVTAYALGSVLAVIPMTIATRGWRRRNVLLLTIVGFLLFNSITALSSHYGVTLVARFFAGVAAGLAWSLLAGYARRMVEPDQQGKALALAMVGTPIALSLGVPLGTWLGGLVGWRTTFGLMSALTLILIIWVLVKVPDYPPQPAHQRLSLRRVLTTPGVRPVLAVVISWMLAHNILYTYIAPFVAPAGLADRVDLVLLVFGIAALAGIWLTAKLVEPLLRKTVLVSLATFALVCVVFGFFGRVPQVVYLGVAVWGLSFGGAATLLQTALADAAGDGADVALSLNVVAWNSAIAGSGVVGGVLLDRWGVASFPWAMVVLVSLGFVIAFGARVHGFRSGPRVAGAAAVVGH
- a CDS encoding TetR/AcrR family transcriptional regulator, coding for MARTGRPRAFDRDDAVDQAMQLFWQHGYDSTSLSLLKAELGGGISAPSFYAAFGSKEALFDECVQRYLTTFAQVTECLWDESLPPRQAIETALRQSARMQCDDGHPKGCMVTLGVMSAPSPENAHVAQALTHSRARTRAGIVACVERGVSEGLLADDTNAAAMATVFDSFLQGISILARDDTPIESIDAAITQVMRTWDVAAVSQPSLDLQ
- a CDS encoding fimbrial protein, with translation MKIGLRMLGGLGASALMLMAAPAMAACTWNGSDWTPKQLTLNGGAVFAPRDIPVGSTLNTTGAIRDLPFGDRLVCGLTASYSTALVGPVVNNIPVDNIVVPANSLLQTNVPGIGLAMYMTGFAGQWQMPAGNPARFIPFTLNLNISYALSGMPSAMVRYALIKTGDIPPGSHSINQLVATGTSDRGHIFDLNFTATVTVAGCSMPAAPGNQINVPMGTWEKRVFNGKNSTTQAQPFAITLNACIAGNNYPSNTNGYFNGNFANIQIDADKTSTILDAANGVLSLSSDSTAQGVAIQVLQDNGTPMNLGQPVRLNRIVNGVTSVPLRARYIQTGDGPTPQPGTANGHASFTVTYR
- a CDS encoding fimbrial protein, with translation MKNFALKGLSLALVLAAASQAAMAADGEINFVGSVTDNTCPVVVSDLNGSAGAGDVGLGSVPATSLATAGAVAGGGAFTLTIDTTAPGCNVTGKKAVVKFLSLSGNAGSSGQWIGLLPEAGVATNVAVQIKDASGKDVQLGLESSPYLDLTQPLRFTANYVATGAATSGPANAKAAFTVDYQ
- a CDS encoding molecular chaperone codes for the protein MNPAKTSFKTASVLAVLLSATLLSSFSQAGVMLGGTRIVYDGNKRDASITVSNTTAEPYAVQAWINTEADDNTTATPFVATPPLFRLDPRKEQMVRIQKVPGDLPQDRESVFYFNAQEIPLAGKADANTLKIAMRTRIKVFYRPPTLKGSAMDAPPQLRWSLQQEQGKPVLVVNNPTAFHVSFIGVKVEAGAQVVEVNEPKMVAPMSSQRYALPGFSGRSGAVVFSAINDYGGYSEPKKVELSSAP
- a CDS encoding fimbria/pilus outer membrane usher protein; translated protein: MRIEALNRHRQSAPFVPLHLSVAILAALMGSSASADEPAKFDASFMQPFGGASAGPNLDLDAIANSGSIGPGTYPVVIRLNQSFFDRRDMTFAKDAKSAEVRACLSEAFLKELGVKVEAFLTPGETFPACIDLAELIEGASVSFDAGRLALDISVPQIALRRDAAGYVAPEEWDRGINAAMLNYQFSAANTQSDARGNGTQYNLYANGGFNLGDWRFRSSSSFRQDEDGQQDWQRSNTYAQRDLTAIKGTLTLGESFTPGDVFDSIPFRGAQVASDMGMLPDSMQGYAPIIRGIAETQAKVEVRQNGYSLYTTYVAPGAFEIDDLNAASGSGDLEVIITEADGRERRFTQPYATLANMLREKTWRYSATAGEYNAVDGGQRPVFAQASLAYGLPFDLTLYGGLLGADFYRAGVVGVGKSLGSLGAVSLDVTQAQTDVPSGSGVAAGREKGQSFGARYGKAFETGTSVRFAGYRYSTEGYRDFDEAVSLQEPNEFNTFSKRSKVEASINQALDSYGSFYLNMSKQNYWGSSREDKQMQLGFNTQHKGVTYGIYASKTLTDNFGQNNQVVFTVSMPIGQTRSTGTYTVTRNNDGSLDQRAGLSGRDGNLNYNVNANRSDNGGNNGSALIGYRAPFAQLGAGVSVGSGYRQTSVSAAGSVLGHSDGLEFGQTLGETVALVEVKDTPDVGVLNAPGTLTNAKGYALVPYVTPYRKNRVALDTGELDNNIDIEEGVTNVVPRRGAVVKASFAASRSEKALLNVRLKDGKQPPFGTPITNEKGAGVVGQAGQVLLSVGEGKVYQMKWGGKADQSCRIDLDVSKAPLVDGYRVADAVCK